A region of Vibrio porteresiae DSM 19223 DNA encodes the following proteins:
- a CDS encoding ATP-binding protein: MKAKLMLSDLLNQLSFALCIVRRDYKIMTANEYFQTRAKVDCDNFVGKSILDLFPDSAHFLKRKIDTAFVIESSSFSSWEQQPHFLPFKSSRPVSGQEEDMYQDVEVIPIHSDDGSLEHVCVCVYDVTAQASQQKELKSMSTLLETNNKTLNDALKQLKDAQVQLLQSEKLASIGQLSAGIAHEINNPIGFITSNVQTLKDYFEKITGYFEETQTILSQCQDEDVSKRVKAAKSKYQLDFIIDDVDDLIKESLEGASRVVAIVKNLKEFSHVDNSEWSNGNLINGMESTLKIINNEIKYSIEVVKDYDYDLPEIFCQPMQLNQVFLNILVNASQAIDGEGKIYIAIKQVDDDWAEVAIRDTGCGIPQDKINRIFEPFFTTKPVGSGTGLGLSVSYGIINAHHGSIDVQSEVGVGTTFTIRLPIKGPEKAESVSSDD, from the coding sequence ATGAAAGCGAAACTGATGTTGTCCGATTTGTTAAACCAACTCTCTTTTGCGTTGTGTATTGTAAGGCGTGATTACAAGATCATGACGGCGAATGAATATTTTCAAACTCGCGCAAAAGTGGATTGTGACAATTTCGTTGGTAAAAGCATCTTGGATCTGTTTCCTGATTCCGCCCATTTTTTAAAGCGTAAGATAGATACAGCATTTGTCATTGAGTCGTCGAGCTTCTCTTCATGGGAGCAGCAGCCTCACTTTTTGCCGTTTAAGAGTTCGCGTCCTGTCTCTGGTCAAGAAGAGGACATGTACCAAGATGTCGAAGTGATCCCGATTCATAGCGATGACGGTTCGCTGGAACACGTGTGCGTGTGCGTCTATGACGTGACCGCGCAGGCGTCGCAGCAAAAAGAACTCAAGTCGATGTCAACGCTGTTGGAGACAAACAACAAAACCTTAAATGACGCATTGAAACAGTTAAAAGATGCGCAAGTGCAGTTGTTGCAATCGGAAAAATTGGCGTCGATAGGGCAGCTTTCTGCGGGTATTGCCCATGAAATCAATAACCCGATTGGGTTTATCACTTCTAACGTGCAAACGCTGAAAGATTACTTCGAAAAGATAACTGGCTACTTTGAAGAGACGCAAACCATTCTAAGTCAATGCCAAGATGAAGACGTGTCCAAACGCGTTAAAGCCGCCAAATCTAAGTATCAATTGGATTTCATTATTGATGATGTGGATGACCTGATCAAAGAGTCACTTGAAGGAGCGTCACGGGTTGTAGCGATCGTGAAAAACCTCAAAGAGTTTTCCCATGTTGATAACTCGGAATGGAGTAACGGTAACCTCATCAACGGTATGGAATCGACGCTGAAGATCATCAACAACGAGATCAAATACAGCATCGAAGTGGTTAAAGACTATGACTACGATTTGCCAGAGATTTTCTGCCAACCCATGCAGCTTAACCAAGTGTTCCTGAATATTTTGGTGAATGCGAGCCAAGCGATTGATGGTGAGGGAAAAATCTACATCGCGATTAAGCAAGTAGATGACGATTGGGCAGAAGTGGCGATTCGTGATACGGGCTGCGGTATACCACAAGACAAAATCAACCGAATCTTTGAACCTTTCTTTACCACTAAACCCGTGGGTTCAGGTACTGGCCTAGGGCTTTCTGTCTCTTATGGGATTATTAATGCCCATCACGGCTCTATCGATGTGCAAAGTGAAGTAGGCGTGGGCACAACATTTACCATTCGTTTGCCGATTAAAGGTCCTGAAAAAGCAGAATCGGTGAGTAGCGACGATTAG
- a CDS encoding chemotaxis protein CheC, whose product MMLELNADYQDTLKELLNISMGQAADKLARLLDLHVTLTVPDIKIASKEELDKLEHLESDFYFTRQSFYGGMSGELVTLLSKKGCNQIASDMTHDEVSELSTVFIDDCLLDISNILSGASLKGLCQQIELNIKIQPPVLFRPSLQARPLSEWKTSILMEVAFIIEAAEFETKTIIFFANNGLDQVLVQLDELL is encoded by the coding sequence ATGATGCTTGAATTAAATGCGGACTATCAAGATACCCTAAAAGAGCTGCTCAACATCTCCATGGGGCAAGCTGCAGATAAACTTGCAAGGCTACTTGATCTGCATGTGACCTTAACTGTGCCGGACATCAAAATCGCCTCTAAAGAAGAGCTCGATAAGCTTGAACATCTCGAGTCAGATTTCTACTTCACCCGTCAATCGTTTTACGGTGGCATGTCTGGTGAACTGGTGACCCTGTTATCGAAAAAAGGGTGCAATCAGATCGCTTCAGATATGACCCATGACGAAGTGAGTGAGCTATCGACGGTGTTTATTGATGATTGCTTACTCGATATCTCTAACATTTTGAGTGGTGCAAGCCTTAAAGGTTTGTGTCAGCAAATTGAACTCAACATCAAAATTCAGCCGCCGGTGTTGTTTCGTCCCTCGCTGCAAGCTCGTCCATTGTCGGAGTGGAAGACCTCCATTTTGATGGAAGTGGCTTTTATCATTGAAGCCGCCGAGTTTGAAACCAAAACGATTATTTTCTTCGCCAACAACGGACTTGACCAAGTGCTCGTCCAGCTAGATGAATTGCTGTAA
- a CDS encoding response regulator, with protein MAITVTVCDDSKLSRKAVMRALPEDWDIELFEATNGQEAIERYHAGQADVMFLDLTMPVMDGFEVLSVLKEENARNFVFVISADIQPESQRMVNELGAVKFLKKPLDTNLLKTVLHEVGLL; from the coding sequence ATGGCAATAACGGTAACCGTCTGCGACGACTCAAAACTCTCTCGAAAGGCTGTGATGCGAGCACTGCCCGAAGATTGGGACATTGAGTTGTTTGAAGCAACGAATGGCCAAGAAGCGATTGAGCGTTACCATGCTGGACAGGCCGATGTGATGTTTTTGGACTTAACCATGCCAGTGATGGATGGGTTTGAAGTTCTTTCTGTTTTAAAAGAGGAAAATGCGCGCAATTTTGTCTTTGTGATCAGTGCAGATATCCAACCTGAATCGCAACGCATGGTAAATGAACTGGGTGCGGTGAAATTCCTTAAAAAGCCACTCGATACCAACTTATTAAAAACAGTACTTCATGAGGTGGGCTTACTATGA
- a CDS encoding HDOD domain-containing protein has product MTKLHVIYVDDDQLMLKATARMFRRIRPEWTMTLVDDPLKWEENLSTEPSLIISDLLMPRLNGDKLLEQVRQRYPYAIRCLITGNTNQDVPDTISNYAHFILPKPFTEGDFSAILDSAERLHLAPFSTDCLAKISDTCEHIPVLPKVVKKIQAIARNKDADLKSLADVVREEPALAARVIQLANSAYLGFQTSTVFLEVAISRLGSIIVEAVAVCMLGHKSFTNIGVKQHDHVVEEFMTIAKSAKSLAKRAGLDSEEQESAFIMALLISIGALTLSEAGAGNGLCFGQHNLCESHDDVILITVYVLTLWGYSKKITDSILNISFSFTNLNQNEVTNSVSLALAMHIAKAGGDEEFKKFLESIPKQYNDSVKEVLTLN; this is encoded by the coding sequence ATGACGAAATTGCATGTCATATATGTTGATGATGATCAGCTCATGCTAAAGGCAACCGCAAGGATGTTTCGTCGGATTCGTCCTGAATGGACCATGACATTGGTAGATGACCCTTTAAAGTGGGAAGAAAATCTCTCTACCGAACCATCGCTGATCATCTCAGATCTACTAATGCCAAGACTCAATGGCGATAAGCTATTAGAGCAGGTAAGACAACGTTATCCCTACGCGATTCGTTGTTTGATCACGGGTAACACCAATCAAGACGTACCCGATACCATCAGTAACTATGCCCACTTTATTTTGCCTAAACCGTTTACCGAAGGCGATTTTTCGGCGATTTTGGACAGCGCAGAGCGTCTGCACTTAGCGCCGTTTAGTACCGATTGTTTAGCCAAAATCAGTGATACCTGTGAGCACATTCCTGTGCTACCGAAAGTCGTGAAAAAGATTCAAGCGATCGCGCGCAACAAAGATGCCGATTTAAAATCGCTTGCCGATGTGGTGCGTGAAGAGCCTGCATTAGCGGCGCGCGTGATTCAACTCGCTAATTCTGCCTATCTTGGTTTCCAAACCTCGACCGTCTTTCTCGAAGTGGCGATAAGCCGCCTTGGCAGCATTATTGTTGAAGCAGTTGCGGTGTGTATGCTTGGACATAAAAGCTTTACCAACATTGGGGTCAAGCAGCATGACCATGTGGTGGAAGAGTTTATGACCATTGCTAAAAGTGCTAAGTCATTAGCGAAGAGAGCTGGCCTTGATTCGGAAGAACAAGAGTCCGCTTTTATCATGGCGCTGCTTATCTCTATCGGTGCGTTGACTTTGAGTGAAGCGGGCGCTGGTAATGGGCTCTGTTTTGGTCAGCACAACCTGTGTGAGTCGCACGATGATGTGATTCTTATCACTGTCTATGTTTTAACACTTTGGGGATATTCGAAAAAAATCACCGATAGCATTTTAAATATCAGCTTTTCTTTTACTAATCTTAACCAGAACGAAGTAACAAATAGTGTGTCCCTTGCTCTGGCTATGCACATTGCTAAAGCAGGTGGAGATGAAGAGTTTAAAAAATTCTTAGAGTCGATACCAAAACAATATAACGACTCCGTTAAAGAAGTCTTAACTTTGAATTAG
- a CDS encoding amidohydrolase — MSTPLNEAQIAQLNDQMIEWRRDLHKHAESGWVEFRTSTLVADKLDKLGYELALGRDVIKEESRMGVPNADVLAAQEQRALEQGAIAKWMPHFSGGFTGIVATLDSGKPGPTVGVRVDMDALDLQESHACGHAPAECGFESINTNMTHACGHDGHTSIGLGLAHYLMQNRDQLIGKVKLIFQPAEEGTRGARSMADAGVVDDVDLFAAIHIGTGVPAGEVVCGSENFLATTKFNVEFHGRPSHAGGNPEEGKSAILAAAQATLGLHGISRHSGGASRINVGVIKAGTGRNVIAQHAHLEVECRGENNEINDFMFRRSQAIVAGAAAMYEVEYHLDVVGAAKQSVPSPEWVEFICVKAQQLGCFKQVHSGLGGAAGSEDATYFMERVKQHGGLATYMIFGTELAAGHHNDKFDFNENVMTNAVRLLATLALNGNEFTEQR, encoded by the coding sequence ATGTCTACACCACTGAATGAAGCCCAAATAGCCCAACTCAACGACCAGATGATTGAATGGCGGCGTGATCTACACAAGCACGCCGAATCAGGCTGGGTCGAATTTCGCACCTCTACATTAGTGGCTGATAAACTCGATAAACTGGGTTATGAATTGGCACTTGGACGTGATGTAATTAAAGAAGAATCGCGAATGGGTGTGCCGAATGCAGACGTTCTAGCCGCACAAGAGCAGCGCGCATTGGAACAAGGCGCTATTGCTAAATGGATGCCCCATTTTTCCGGCGGTTTTACTGGCATTGTTGCCACTCTAGATTCTGGAAAACCTGGACCGACAGTCGGGGTTCGCGTCGATATGGATGCGCTTGATCTGCAAGAATCGCACGCCTGTGGGCATGCTCCTGCTGAGTGTGGTTTCGAGTCGATCAACACTAATATGACCCACGCTTGTGGTCATGATGGACACACTTCGATCGGTCTTGGTTTAGCGCATTATTTAATGCAAAACCGTGACCAGCTTATTGGTAAAGTGAAGCTGATTTTCCAACCCGCAGAAGAGGGCACTCGCGGCGCTCGTTCAATGGCTGATGCTGGCGTAGTCGACGATGTGGATCTCTTTGCTGCGATTCATATTGGCACTGGCGTTCCAGCCGGTGAAGTGGTGTGCGGCAGTGAAAACTTCCTTGCGACCACCAAATTCAATGTGGAATTTCATGGTCGACCTTCTCATGCTGGTGGTAATCCAGAAGAGGGGAAAAGTGCGATTTTGGCCGCAGCGCAGGCCACATTAGGCCTGCATGGCATCAGTCGCCACAGTGGCGGTGCATCACGCATCAATGTTGGGGTGATCAAAGCAGGTACGGGTCGTAACGTTATCGCTCAGCATGCTCATCTTGAGGTGGAGTGCCGCGGGGAAAATAACGAGATCAATGATTTTATGTTCCGTCGTAGCCAAGCGATTGTCGCGGGAGCGGCAGCCATGTACGAAGTGGAATACCACCTTGATGTGGTTGGTGCGGCGAAACAGAGTGTGCCGTCACCAGAGTGGGTTGAGTTTATCTGTGTTAAAGCGCAGCAGTTAGGCTGCTTTAAACAAGTTCATTCCGGTTTAGGTGGCGCTGCTGGCTCAGAAGATGCGACGTACTTTATGGAGCGAGTAAAGCAGCATGGCGGCCTAGCTACTTATATGATCTTTGGTACTGAACTCGCCGCTGGTCACCACAACGATAAGTTCGATTTTAACGAAAACGTGATGACTAATGCCGTGCGCCTTTTGGCCACATTGGCACTCAACGGTAATGAGTTTACTGAGCAGCGTTAA
- a CDS encoding AbgT family transporter: MMPSPTRVETPARPTLSVRLFSKIEAVGNKLPEPIVLFFVLAIVVIVASVIAAAQGASVIHPATGKELPIRSLLSREGIVFIFTNMLKNFTGFAPLGLVLSMLIGVGLAERVGLLESVVKRTILNAPKPLITTAVVFAGIMMNIASDASMVVLPPLAALVFMSVGRNPIAGLMAGFASAGAGFTANLVIAGTDALLSGITTEAAKAVSTNMHVTPVDNWYFNIVSVFVLTAVGVLITEKVVEPRLGKYEGKTKSMTHHEPALESRALRNAGITAIVYLAAIVTFVLWPNSPLQNAQGGLIPSPFLSGIIPIILFFFVAVGTAYGVTLGLIKNSKDLTKYMSEAIADMSSYIVLIFFCSQFIAYFNWSHLGTWIAVNGADLLRDIHFDGVAVILGYCVFTALLNFLIPSGSAKWALEAPVFVPMFMQLGYHPAFIQVAYRVADSSTNIITPLSPYFVVILSMMKEYDKKAGMGTMIALLLPYSLAFLGSWLVLLVIFFTLGLPIGPGIYPMM; the protein is encoded by the coding sequence ATGATGCCGTCACCTACACGAGTGGAGACGCCTGCGCGGCCGACACTCTCAGTACGTCTATTTAGTAAAATTGAAGCGGTTGGGAACAAACTTCCTGAGCCGATTGTGCTGTTTTTTGTTCTCGCCATCGTGGTGATTGTGGCGTCCGTCATTGCTGCCGCACAAGGTGCATCGGTGATTCACCCTGCCACAGGTAAAGAGCTGCCGATTCGTAGCTTGCTTTCTCGCGAAGGGATAGTGTTTATCTTCACCAATATGCTGAAAAACTTTACCGGTTTTGCGCCGTTGGGCCTCGTGCTCTCAATGCTGATTGGTGTTGGGTTAGCTGAGCGTGTTGGTCTTTTGGAAAGCGTCGTCAAACGCACCATTTTAAATGCGCCTAAGCCTCTTATTACCACAGCCGTTGTGTTTGCTGGGATCATGATGAACATCGCTTCGGATGCTTCCATGGTGGTGCTTCCTCCATTGGCTGCTCTGGTCTTTATGTCGGTAGGGCGTAATCCGATTGCCGGTTTGATGGCTGGCTTTGCCAGTGCAGGGGCAGGCTTTACGGCCAACTTAGTGATTGCAGGAACCGATGCGTTGCTCTCTGGTATTACTACTGAAGCGGCCAAAGCGGTTTCGACAAACATGCATGTCACCCCAGTCGATAACTGGTATTTCAATATCGTATCCGTGTTTGTGCTGACTGCGGTTGGTGTGCTGATTACGGAAAAAGTGGTTGAGCCACGCCTTGGTAAATACGAAGGCAAAACCAAATCCATGACTCACCATGAGCCAGCGCTAGAGAGTCGTGCACTGCGTAACGCCGGTATTACGGCTATTGTGTATCTTGCGGCGATTGTCACTTTTGTCCTGTGGCCAAATTCACCACTGCAAAATGCACAAGGTGGGCTGATTCCATCGCCTTTCTTATCCGGCATTATTCCCATCATTTTGTTCTTCTTCGTCGCTGTAGGCACTGCCTATGGGGTGACCTTGGGGCTAATTAAAAACAGTAAAGATTTGACCAAGTACATGTCTGAAGCAATAGCGGATATGTCGAGCTACATCGTGCTGATTTTCTTCTGTTCGCAGTTTATCGCTTACTTCAACTGGAGCCATTTAGGCACGTGGATTGCAGTCAATGGCGCAGATCTCTTACGTGATATTCATTTTGATGGGGTAGCGGTGATCTTAGGCTATTGCGTATTTACAGCATTGCTTAATTTCTTGATTCCTAGCGGCTCGGCTAAATGGGCATTAGAAGCCCCGGTGTTTGTGCCAATGTTTATGCAGCTTGGTTACCATCCCGCCTTTATCCAAGTCGCGTACCGTGTGGCAGATTCGTCTACTAACATCATTACTCCACTAAGTCCCTATTTTGTGGTGATTTTATCGATGATGAAGGAGTACGACAAGAAGGCCGGCATGGGCACCATGATAGCGTTGTTGTTGCCTTACTCATTGGCGTTTTTGGGATCATGGTTAGTGCTACTCGTGATTTTCTTCACGCTCGGCTTGCCGATTGGCCCTGGTATTTACCCAATGATGTAA
- a CDS encoding LysR substrate-binding domain-containing protein, with translation MSLKLNQLRAFAEIAECGSIHAASRALGLSQPAVTKALRDLEESLGNQVVIRGNQGITLTKAGEHLLSHTNLILRELLLAEESVKQCLGNEVGSVNIGLGASIACELMPEVICKFRQQYPKVNVKIQEGQLEAHIDQLRQGKLDFVINTLQSNLEYHEFTKHKLTEMPFKIIARKGHPKLKAKTLEELQECDWVMPTTRSSYLNTVYDILSQNGHGLKHAITCESYLSTLAIITRTDCIGLVSHAAIKHYTYSNLLEEIELETPLPWATYYLLCRKASPLTPIANYLAELFLYQARPLFKGVNPELQERCR, from the coding sequence ATGTCTTTAAAACTCAATCAATTACGCGCTTTTGCAGAGATTGCAGAGTGCGGAAGTATTCATGCAGCCAGCCGCGCATTAGGGTTATCCCAACCGGCGGTCACTAAAGCGTTACGCGATTTAGAAGAGTCATTAGGAAACCAAGTGGTGATTCGCGGTAACCAAGGCATCACCTTGACCAAAGCGGGAGAGCATCTCCTGTCACACACCAATTTGATTCTTAGAGAACTGCTGCTGGCAGAAGAGTCGGTCAAGCAGTGCTTAGGCAATGAAGTGGGCTCAGTAAACATCGGCTTAGGTGCAAGTATCGCCTGTGAACTGATGCCAGAAGTGATCTGCAAATTTCGGCAACAGTACCCTAAGGTAAATGTCAAAATTCAAGAAGGACAGCTTGAGGCACACATTGATCAGCTGCGTCAGGGCAAGCTCGATTTTGTCATCAATACACTACAATCAAACCTTGAGTATCACGAGTTTACTAAACATAAATTGACCGAGATGCCGTTTAAAATCATCGCACGCAAGGGCCACCCCAAACTCAAGGCCAAAACCTTGGAAGAGCTGCAAGAGTGCGATTGGGTTATGCCGACCACCCGCAGCAGCTATCTCAATACGGTGTATGATATTTTGTCGCAAAATGGCCACGGTCTAAAACACGCCATCACCTGTGAGTCCTACCTTTCAACGCTCGCGATCATCACTCGTACCGATTGCATTGGTTTAGTATCCCATGCCGCCATCAAGCACTATACCTATTCCAACTTATTAGAAGAGATTGAACTGGAAACGCCTCTGCCGTGGGCGACCTATTATTTGCTGTGCCGAAAAGCCAGCCCACTGACCCCAATTGCCAACTACTTGGCTGAGCTGTTTCTCTATCAAGCACGTCCACTGTTTAAGGGCGTTAACCCTGAACTGCAAGAGAGATGTCGCTAG
- a CDS encoding ribosome modulation factor: protein MNTEQEQAFNEGYLAFGAGMTDTANPYKATQLSQTWRDGWFQAQEDFAN from the coding sequence ATGAACACAGAACAAGAACAGGCGTTTAACGAAGGCTATTTGGCTTTTGGCGCAGGCATGACCGACACTGCAAATCCATACAAAGCTACTCAATTGAGCCAAACTTGGCGCGATGGTTGGTTTCAAGCCCAAGAAGATTTTGCTAACTAA
- a CDS encoding ABC transporter substrate-binding protein, producing the protein MKTKTTLLAASLMLSLGFALPSYAKTPNNTLVVAQSLDDITSLDPAQGFELSSVQSFNNLYQRLVQSNPDNPTELQPTLAASWKAEQHSLTFTLKSGAAFASGNPVRPEDVIFSLGRVVKLNLAPSFILTQLGWDKDNVDTYITKVSKDQVKVSWDADVGPSFVLSLLSAPAASIVDEKSVMANEKDGDLGHAWLNANSAGSGPFKIKKYVPHQILMMEANATSPAGAPKLQYVLLKNVPDAATRQLLLEQGDADLVRNLGTDQYFSLQGKKGVKTLNLPYASLYYLMFNAENASNPDLGKPEFWQAARYAFDYKGIADDLMHGQFAVQQNFLPVGFNGALTDQPFTYDPQKAAKILKDAGIKNPHFKLVVSNQPPYLDIAQALQASFAKAGIDVELIPGVSSQIATDVKAHKYEATVTSWGPDYFDPHTNASAFAYNPENGSKTVAWRANWHIPALNKLTLEARAETDGAKRTKIYQELQRDVRESSPFVIGLQNKKLVALRDDIQGYVQGITPEMVFYKNVSKSE; encoded by the coding sequence ATGAAAACCAAAACTACTCTGTTGGCAGCCAGCCTAATGCTCAGCCTGGGTTTTGCACTTCCTTCATATGCAAAAACTCCCAATAACACCCTTGTGGTTGCTCAATCACTTGATGACATCACTAGCCTAGACCCTGCTCAAGGTTTTGAACTGTCTTCAGTGCAAAGCTTCAATAACTTGTACCAACGTTTGGTGCAATCCAATCCGGATAACCCAACCGAGTTGCAACCGACTCTAGCGGCGTCTTGGAAAGCAGAACAACACAGCCTCACCTTTACCCTTAAATCAGGCGCTGCATTTGCCAGCGGCAATCCAGTTCGCCCTGAAGATGTGATTTTCAGTCTTGGCCGTGTTGTGAAATTGAATCTTGCGCCTTCTTTCATTCTGACTCAGTTGGGTTGGGACAAAGATAACGTCGACACCTACATCACTAAAGTGTCTAAAGACCAAGTGAAAGTGTCATGGGATGCGGATGTGGGTCCTTCATTCGTATTGAGCCTACTTTCAGCGCCTGCTGCTTCTATCGTTGACGAAAAAAGCGTGATGGCGAATGAAAAAGACGGCGACCTTGGTCACGCATGGCTAAACGCAAACTCTGCAGGTAGCGGCCCATTCAAAATTAAGAAATACGTTCCGCACCAAATTCTGATGATGGAAGCCAATGCTACATCACCTGCTGGAGCGCCAAAACTGCAATATGTGCTGCTGAAAAACGTGCCAGATGCGGCAACGCGTCAGTTGCTGCTTGAGCAAGGCGATGCAGACCTAGTTCGTAACCTAGGTACTGACCAATACTTCTCGCTGCAAGGCAAAAAAGGGGTGAAAACCCTTAACCTGCCTTACGCGTCACTGTACTACTTGATGTTTAACGCAGAAAACGCAAGTAACCCAGATCTAGGTAAACCAGAATTCTGGCAAGCGGCTCGTTACGCGTTCGACTACAAAGGCATTGCCGACGACCTAATGCATGGTCAATTTGCAGTGCAACAAAACTTCCTGCCTGTGGGCTTTAACGGCGCATTAACCGATCAACCGTTTACTTACGATCCACAAAAAGCAGCGAAAATTCTAAAAGATGCTGGCATTAAAAACCCGCACTTTAAGTTGGTTGTATCAAACCAACCCCCTTACCTAGATATCGCGCAAGCATTGCAAGCTAGCTTTGCTAAAGCAGGCATCGATGTGGAACTGATCCCAGGCGTAAGTAGCCAGATCGCAACCGATGTAAAAGCGCACAAATACGAAGCGACCGTGACATCTTGGGGTCCAGACTACTTTGACCCACACACCAACGCTTCTGCCTTTGCTTACAACCCAGAAAACGGCAGTAAAACTGTGGCTTGGCGTGCAAACTGGCACATCCCAGCACTGAACAAGCTGACTCTTGAAGCACGTGCAGAAACCGATGGCGCAAAACGTACTAAGATCTACCAAGAGTTACAACGTGACGTTCGTGAATCATCACCTTTTGTGATCGGTCTACAGAACAAAAAATTGGTTGCTCTGCGTGATGATATCCAAGGCTACGTGCAAGGTATCACACCAGAAATGGTCTTCTATAAAAACGTATCTAAATCTGAATAA
- a CDS encoding ABC transporter permease, which produces MTQSNPSSGALRRFWTSRLQPWLSGFLSFLMTLFGLLVFTFILSRAAPIDPALQLVGDHASEATYQQARHQLGLDQPLPMQFLNYVNQMLHGDLGVSQITQQPVVSDLATAFPATIELATVAMFFGALFGILLASLAVYKPGSILDHGARLISLLGYSVPVFWLGLLGLLLFYATLHWSAGPGRLDDIYTYTMEYNSGFVLFDALRTGDTEIMLNAIGHLWLPVAVLALLSMASITRLLRAVMLEESNKEYVILAQAKGATRARILFSHIFPNVLGTLITILALSYASLLEGAVLTETVFAWPGLGRYLTSALFASDTAAVLGSTLLIGTCFVTLNAIADALTRWVDPRTR; this is translated from the coding sequence ATGACACAATCTAACCCATCATCCGGCGCATTGCGCCGGTTTTGGACAAGCCGCCTTCAGCCTTGGCTGAGCGGCTTTTTGTCCTTTCTAATGACTCTGTTTGGCTTGTTGGTTTTTACCTTCATTTTGTCGCGTGCCGCGCCCATCGACCCTGCCTTGCAGCTGGTTGGCGACCATGCCAGTGAAGCAACGTACCAACAAGCACGCCATCAGTTGGGGCTAGATCAGCCACTGCCGATGCAATTTCTTAATTACGTCAACCAGATGCTACACGGTGATCTCGGTGTTTCGCAAATCACCCAACAACCTGTGGTGAGCGATCTCGCAACTGCCTTTCCAGCAACGATTGAGCTCGCAACCGTAGCCATGTTCTTTGGCGCGCTATTTGGCATTTTGCTCGCCTCACTCGCGGTGTATAAACCGGGCAGTATTCTCGATCACGGCGCGCGTTTGATTTCTCTGCTCGGTTATTCTGTGCCGGTGTTTTGGCTTGGTCTTCTTGGGTTATTGCTGTTTTACGCAACCCTCCACTGGTCGGCAGGCCCTGGTCGTTTAGACGACATCTACACCTACACCATGGAATACAACAGTGGCTTTGTGCTGTTCGATGCCTTGCGCACGGGCGATACAGAAATTATGCTCAACGCGATTGGCCACCTGTGGCTGCCGGTTGCTGTATTAGCACTGCTTTCTATGGCATCGATCACTCGCCTGCTACGCGCAGTGATGCTCGAAGAGAGCAACAAAGAGTACGTTATTTTGGCTCAAGCCAAAGGTGCAACCCGCGCACGTATTCTGTTTTCCCATATTTTCCCTAACGTCCTTGGCACCTTAATCACCATCTTGGCACTCTCCTACGCAAGCTTGCTGGAAGGAGCGGTATTAACCGAAACGGTGTTTGCATGGCCCGGTTTAGGTCGCTACTTAACCAGCGCCCTATTTGCCTCTGATACCGCTGCGGTATTAGGCTCAACACTACTGATCGGTACCTGTTTTGTGACCCTTAATGCCATTGCCGATGCGTTGACTCGCTGGGTCGACCCGAGGACACGTTAA